Within the Buteo buteo chromosome 2, bButBut1.hap1.1, whole genome shotgun sequence genome, the region TGCCCAGAGGTCATAGAAGCTGGGCGGCAGGTATTTGGAACCCATGGATTTGGTCACTGTGCTGTAATTCTATCAGCAGCGTTAAGGGAGGACAGTCACTGTGAGCCCTAGGCAGTACTTGAAATCAGTCTGTGGTTGTATTTCAGGGAGACAGGCAAACTTAAGTAAGAAAGGGATCACTGAGGGTAGTCATTGAGACTACCAAAATGTAGACTCTGTTAGCCCTGTGACAAGCATGGAAAGAATCATGATACACACTGAAACTTGCCCAGTGATTCAATAGCCCAAGCAGCAGTGTGAAGATGTTCCTCTAAGGTAGGAAATCCACACTGAGTAGACAATATCTGTGTATCTGTTTTGCAAAGTCATTTGCTTTTATCTGCCTTTGTTTGTATATTATTAGCTTGATGTAATTTGTTTAGGAcagggttttttcagtttttgcagATTGTTCTGCTCGTGCAAAAGGCATCTCTTAGTTCTTCACTGTTCTTTTCACATGGGGCATTTCAACAAGCCTGTACAATAGCAACAGTTCTCAATAGCATTCttgaaataagaagaaaatcaaatggctggagaaaatggaaaaaaaatctggattaCACCATCCAGTACTGTGCTTCATGTCATGCCAGAGAAAGGATAACTCCCCATTTTACACCTGAAGTGTAAGCTTCATTTATACCAGCTTAATACAATAGCAGTTGGAATCAAGTAGCCCTTATGATTTTATTCTCTTAGAGCAATTCCAAATCCAGTTGGATTTGTCCTTGCTGGCAATAATAATACTAGTGATCataataaaggaaagaaagcaaatattcaaTCATGTCTTAATTATATCCAAAACAAAGGCTTTCTCTAGCTCTGATTGCATTGATTTGTTGAAAACTTATTCTCAGTAGGAGGAAAGCAATTCACTTCTCCAGCCTTTGTAGAAAGGCTTTCAGTGCCTGATTATTAAAAGGCCTGCTTATAGCTGCGGTGGCCTATGCTTGAACACCGTGCAAATAATCCATTTAAAGATCAACCTCAAAATTCTTGTTCCCTGATTCTCACCCCACTGGAATGTAGCAGGAGTCCATTTATCACCGTAGGAATGCAATGACTGGTGAAAACCCTTCGTAAGTTCACTTTACTTTCAAATATGAGGGTATTCAGATAATTTCTCACTCAGACCAGGGATCAGCTGCCTGTGATCAGGCCTCTTTGATCACTTCATCTGACTACTAATCAATTTATAAACTAGAGCATGTGAACCGACAGCCTTGCAATTTTGTCTTGGTAAAACAAATTCTCCTTTTATCTGTGTAAACATCTAATTCTGGATTTTTCAAGGGAATTGTGGTGATGGTAGTTGAAAATCTAACAGCCCGCAGGCAAAGGGAAGTTGCAGCTGGCTTTAGCTTTTGTACTTGCTGTGTTTCACAAGAAGAAGTGAACAACCTAAAATTCCATTACATGTAGGGCCATGAATTCGAATGTCCATTTAGCATAGTCACACCGAAGAGAAAGGCGTCACACTGTTCAGTCCAAAGAGGCACCCACATGTTTCACCTATAAGGTtaaattttttctgttatttcccCAGCTCCCATGAATTTCCCAACCCGGAATGCATATTAAGGGACGATTACACAATGCTTGGTGAAACTccctttatttatttcacttgtgttgttgctgctgctgtataagaaagagcaaaataacaaaaagaacaaagtaaaataaaatagtagCTGACCCAAACATTTTTTACACGTTGAAATCCCCTTCCAAATGCGAAgactccttctttctttctttctttctttctttctttctttctttctttctttctttctttctgccttttctttgcattgATTTGCACAAGCATTTTCTCTGTGAGCCAAATGCATCTCTGGTATAACTTCACTGAAGTCACTGGACTTACACCAGAGGTGGTTTTGGTCCTCTGTCCTGGGTAAATACAGTAGGAATAAATTGGTCACACAGGCAGAGTGTCTGGCAATAAGTGCACTGAGTGGTCCTGGCAAACCAATAGGAAagatctaaaataaaaatcccaaacagGTCTTTTATTTAACACAGGGCCTAAAAAACTACCGGGAGCTGCTGAATACTGCCCACTAACTGTACAAAGTATAGGTAGCATGCCTTCCAAATATCAAAATACCAGACGGAATGCCgtgaaaataaataacttctAATATAAACAAATGAGAACATATCAAACTGTTACCTCTTTAAAcataatgtaaataaaaaaaataccagtccTTCTACACAATAAATATTAAGAAACCATTGACATAGTTGAAATGTACTCATATAAATTAACAACTTTAATTACATTAGCCGAACAGACATTGGTTAAAGCACTGCATGTAgtatgcaaaataataataataataacaataataataataataataatatcaacaacaaaacacaaaatgataaaaacaaaataggCTTCATAATATCTTGGCTTTcataatttatatatatgtatatacatatatatagttgtgtgtgtatatatatactgtagatatatatataatatgtatacatacatacatatatatatcttcAACCCATCATCAATGTATtgtttttgaaagtatttaaatacaaagaaacccATTGAGAATTAACACAGATTCACTATatctcaaaaaataaatagctctATAACTCAGAAGTGTTGTTTGTTTCTGCCCATGAAAATGTTGCTTATAGTTGTTCACAAAAGGTCAAATTATTTACTCatactgaaaacttttttactCCACATGTAATGCAGTGAGAGCAGATGGGGAGTAAAGCTTTTTTCAGTGTAAGGAAAGTGATTAGCATCTGATTCTTATACTGATGCACACTATTGACATGAGGTTTAACTTAAAAGAACTTAATCGTTTCCATTACATCTCTTCTACCTACACTGTAGAAATAGATTTTGCTCACTTTATTGATGCTGACTGGTAACTTTCTAGGAAAGGAGACCCTCTGAAATCAACAGCATTGCTTACAGAGTAAGGCACTATTCCACATGAGTAACTACAGACCATAAAAATTTTCGTTTTACACATAGACTTTACAGATGCCTGAACTTCTCTACCTCAGAGATATTGCTGCTAGCCTCTGTGTGGCCTTGTGGTGTCACAGTTAAAAGAACTTGATGGCTTAAATCTCAACTAAATACAAAAAAGGAGGTATATATAACAGAGTCCTACTTTGCAATGATTTGGTAAGAGAATGTTTCTATTGAAGTCAATGACAAAACTCCCATTTCATTCAGTTCTACCGTTTTGGACCCTAGACAGGTATTCTGCTGTGACATATGAGTGCAGAATAATTATAAGCATCTGTaagcatttccttttgctaAACCCCAagaatacaaatacatttatcCCTCCCAAAGAAACATCTTAATGTGCACTTCTGCCAGTTTCTTAGGCCTTGTATCCAGTGAGATTCTgacatggggaggggggaagacaACCAAATGTGGTCCACTGTGAAGCAAGGTTGTGGAGGTActaaacaaatacatttctgtgattaaatatatactgaaaatagattttcaaTATAAACAGGAAAtaggttatatagaataatagaatcatagaatagtttgggttggaagggaccttaaacaccatctagttccaacctcgctgccatgggcaggaacaccttccactagaccaggttgctcaaagccccatccaacctggccttgaacactgccagggatggggcatccacagcctctctgggcaacctggtccagtgcctcactactctcacagtaaagaattccttcctaatatctaatctaaatctaccatCTTTCAATTTTAAACCATCacccccttgtcctatcactacactccctgataaagagtccctccccatctttcctgtaggccccctttaggtactggaaggctgctataaggtctccctggagcctcctcttctccaggctgaacaaccccaactctctcagcctgtcttcataggggaggtgctccagccccctgatcgtctttgtggccctcctctggacccactcaagcaggtccatgCCTTTCTTATACTGGGGGCCCCAGGAATGTGTTAGCAgttaaaagcctctttttttttggtatagtCATACCTGAAAGAAGTGATTTTTGAGACTGCATGCACTTGAGCAACTGTTTAAATATGGTAACAATTTCTAATGCTATTTTAAGTACATGCAGGTTTAATTAAATCAAATTATCAGGAATGTGGTGTTTTGCTGGAATCAGTCGGTCTTGATTAACATCCCAATTTCTTATATTATTTTATCATATAGTTTTTCATTTCCCCCTACTTTAAATAACTGACCACAAATCAAAACCCCATGACTGAATCTAGAGATTGGAGGGAGAAACCTTTAAAATTTGTGGCTagtatacacacacaaatgaaaGCTAAAAAGTGGGGCTTGGGAACAGTTACTTCTTGGTTTGAAAACCTTCTTCTGTTTTTGGTGTATCTATCGTGAAATATGCTCACCATATCTAAaatcctattttctttcctcacttGGAAGTTGTCTCAGGctaatttcatgttttccaaGGCCAGTCCCCATACACCACATAGAAGCTGGTATCAAACTCAGCATCAGACTTCTTTTTAAAGGCTATTTCTGCTTTGGCCAGGAAAGCCACGAGCCTAAACTTATTCCGCTTGCAGccaatgggagttttgccattgtCATTTAGGGGAAGGTGCTGGGATTTCAGGTCTCCAATGCTCTCTAACTAATCACTTTTGAGAATAGTTTTTACCAACATGAGCCATCTCACCTGCTTCCCTTGCCACTACGTTGAGATCAACCATGATGCAAGCAGCCTGGTTTAAATAATTGAATTAAACAATGTTAAATATGGTGCCATTCATTCAAaatcctttctctcccttcacACTGTCCACAACAAAAGGAACCTGTGATTCACCCTGGATTACCTTTACTCATGTAAGTAGTTTTACTACTCTTGTAAGGAGACCAGTAGATGTCAAAGAGCCTGTTGACATGAGTAAGGGTTCTGGGACAATATGCATCCAATTTTAAGGCCAAGTCTAAAGCCCAGTGAAATAAAAGGTACTCTCCTCAACAACTGTCACAGACTATGATGTCCCTGTTCCTGCTGTTCCAGAGCCTGGCTCTACTTCTAGAAAAATGAACAATAATTCTGCCACTTGCTTCAAATGAAGCAGGGTCAGGAACTTGGTTTGTTTAAGTTATAAAGATAAATTAGttgtgcatctttttttttttatttttttttttttaattgtcataCTAGCATTTGGtatccctccctttccccaggaagaaaacacaaaaaacccaacaaacttctgcaaataatttaaatcagAAAGCCTTGATATTTTACAGAATACTTTAGTGACAAATTTAGTGTTTACCCAAttgttataattttttaaaatttttatttttgcaaattgCAAACAAGTCTGTAAAAAATGTGTTGTATAAAAAGTACATAAATGTATAACCATTAGCTGTACTATGCAATCTAAATACTGTGGAATAAATTAGATAGAAAACGTAGCTATAAGCATGTATGTTGATATCTATTCAACGGaggaaagggctttttttttcttttctttcttttttctttttttttcttttttttttaaatctctattGATACATACAAATACTGACATGCGCCCATGCGcacatacatatgcacacacagagaacacCCACgcgcacatgcacacacaaacagtTTTGGCTGACAAAAAATGAAGGCCCTGATTACACTGTTTAAACATGGTTCTTGCCATGAAGGTGCTAACACGCTATCCCTAGCCAATGTGACCGGGTTAAATTgtgctatcttttttttttttttttttttttttttttaatttttcttacagACTGTGCTCTCAACAAGGTGGGGAGCCACATTAGCGCTTCTTTCCGCGAGAGGCATTTTGAAGCCTGTCCCGTCAGAAGACGGCTAACAGGGGCTTGGTCCTGCAAACCTGTGAGAGTCTGAAGCTTCAGGCTCAGGGTTACCAAACTCAGTGTAAGCAGGGCCTAAAGGTTTCTCCCATTCCCTCTTATCATCTCCCCCTACCCAAAGACAAATGTTGTAACTTTAACATTCTTTTAAATATGACAGCaatagaattttttaaaaaaactatcTACCTATGCCCTACGGGTTGGACCCATCAGGTTAGGTGTTGACACTGAAAATTAGGTCTTACAGGTAAGGCGCAAACACATTAAGAGTTGTCATGCTAGAGGGTGGTGGTTGAGACAGCCAGTCTTTCGCTGAAGACTGCGTTTCAAACAGAAATCCTACCACAACTGccattttctgtatatttgcAGGGGCGATGGTGGGCAGGGCCCAAAGCTGCTTGCAATTTTACATCGAGACTTTCTAAGTGTACACCAGCACTTTAGGTTTCTCTCACACAAATACCATTTTGAACGTGTAGCCTCCCACTTCGTagtaacaaacaaacaatcttTTAACATAATGTGCTTTGCACACAAACATTCATTGTTTTAAGAACATTAAAGTGAAGCCAGAAGTGCTTATACcttgtgtatacatacatatatacatacagaaatatatacatatgtatatccCTTGTATAAAGTTGTTTCCCAAAAACGCACAGTTGCTGTGCATCAGGGACAAGTCTTAGTGTTGTACATGCAAAAGAGTACAATTATACTTAGATGGACCTTAGATCTGAGCACGTTGGATCCAAATCCCAGGGCTTTTCTGGGCTTACTTCAAATGGCAATTTGCTGTTGAGGGCACTATTTGAATTTAACTGGTTAACAGATATTCTAGCCTGAATGTAATCAACCCACTGACCCTTAATTCAAACCCTAACTTATTACAGGTGAATGGTACCAACCACAAACAGACTTTTTAGAGGCTCACACAAATGTCTTTGGTGTATGTGTCTATTCATTTTAAggtacaaaataataataattattataatcataaaaatagctattttgtGTGCTGTAGCAGTTCTTGTATAGCTCACAATAAGTGCAGCTCTCAACCCCTCCCACACCCAACCACCCTCCCTTGcaaatatttgttaaataaGGATTAGACAGGTCAGACACCATTGTAGTGCAAATAGTAAACgattaaaaatttttttttttacaaaatatagaAATGTTTGGCTCCAGTAACTGGACAAACATGTTCCTTTCAAGTATCTCtcactgaagaattttttttaaaacaagttacttccatttaaaaaaaagtctttctgttgttttttttttttgtctttctctcgCAGGTAAACAGTTTCAAACCAACTAGGTTGCATAGTTCTAACGTTGTAAGCACCTTTACAAAATGtaacttttattctttcattcgttctttttttaattctgttttttcttcatttttcttttttccttttttctttttttttttttgtaaatgtagTGCAGAAGATGAAGGTGTATACACCTGCACAATATTGTCCCTTTACTAATGTTaagtatatgtatgtatgtagtGTCTGTATGTATAGagatatgtatataaatacatagccatatatatatacacacaaacactACACACCTACTCAGTTCCTCAGTAAATTTTGGGGGAAAGTGCCAGTGAATGTAGTGTTCATACACATGGCTTTTCAAGGAATTTCAATGACATTTTGGACTTAGTCCAAATTGCTGCAGATTAGATGAGCTGCTACCACTGCTTGAACTGATGGGTAACTAAGGGAGGGAACATAACTCCCCTAGTCATAACTAAAGTTTAGTATACTATGTAATAAGATAAGGACCATACTGAAAGGAAGGGGAAGTCCCCAACCCATACCGCCATTCAGACGTATCTCATTCAAGCCCGGGTTCATgaagctttcttcctttttacagCTGAAGTCTTTCCTGATCCTCCAtaagtctttttatttttctttctcttttctctcttggttttttttttttgcttttatttccgATGATTGTGTCATTCAAAAAAGGCTATACCATGTCCGGTCTTTCCTCTTCTTGGGCTTTtgatacattttcttctcaacGAGAAGGGTCTTGCACACACATGCGTCTATGAACAGCCACACTCCTCCACAATCATGTTCTGTATGTCTTTCTTAATGATGTTCTGGCCATCGTCATAGTAGAGCATGGACATGGGCCGCAGCTTGGTGGGCACACAACATGACTTGAGGTTGGCGAAGGGGCTGTGGCCCCGCATGCGGTAATGGTTGATGACAGTGGAGTGAAAAGATAACGATGAACCAGATGTGCCTGCTATATGGCTGGGGCACTCTCCTTCGCAGTAGTTGGCATGGTAACCTGTAGGTGCAATGATCCAGTCACTCCATCCTATGTCCTTGAAGCTGACAAAGAACTGCTTCTTGCAGCAGATGTTGACTTTGCCATCACACTCCAGGCCTCGTCTCCGCCGCCTGTGCTGGCGGTCCTCTGAGTGCCGGGCAAGCATCATCAGGAAGGGCCGATGTGAttgctccttctcctcttctgtgaattctccagcttccttttctttcccttccccatcatcttcctttttcttcttcttgcccAGTAGCACCAGGCTGGCTCCAGTCTCTTGGCACAGGTCACAGGCAATCCGCACATCCAAAGAGCTCTTGCCTTGGTCCAGGACTCTCTGGACACTGCTGGAGACAGGAAAGATGTGCCAAGTGCTCTTACGGGTGTCCACTGCCTTTTCCGAAATCAAAGTCTCACTCCTTTCACCTTTCAGTCCCCTGTCCTCTGTATCTTCTGCTCCTTCAGAGTTGCCTTTtggctgccgctgctgctgaaACAGGCGGATGGTGACTTTTGTCCTGCTCCGGTTGGCCTTGGAGACCTTCAGGAAGAGCCACACTTCAGCGTGTTCCACCACCGATAATTCACTGCCTTCCTTGGAAATCTCAAAGTGCAACATTTTCTTGGCTGTGCCTGATTTGGTAAATGGAAATAGACAGGAAGAACTTGTTAGTATGTCTGCTTGCATTCTGTTAAAGAGAATTCTGTTACTGTTGCCACAGGCATGAAGTTCCCTAGGTTTCCTACTTGGATCTTTAAATTTTTGTGATTCTTCTGTTCTAACCTTCCTTCACCTCATCCCCTCCTCAGTTTGTCTTTTGTGAAAATTCTCTCTTTAGGAAAGTATTCCTTTGCCTGTTGTTTTCCGGTATTGTATTTTAACCAAAGCATTTTGTTAAAGTAATTATATAGTCATTTATGTAAAGCATCTCACGACAAATAACCATCAGTAGCTGCTAAGAGTTCATTTGCCTAAGCTGTCTTTGTGATGACTGTTACCTGAAAggcaaaaatgcttttgtgaTGACAGTCCATGACTATACGTACCATACGCATACAAATCTGCACCTAATAGCTAAAGTTAGGGAGTGAGTTTCAGCCCTGCCAGTTCTTTGGCAATACTTTGGAAATGATGTGGGAATGAGGTCTGCCCTTTCTCCCTCTGTAAAATGCCATTCTTCAAACACATCTTAAAAAGAGTTGTAAATGTCAATTgtttcaaaaccaaagaaatactaaaatatgAGCCTCAGCTTTAAGAGGTTTGCAGAGTTATATTGTAAAGAATTGTAGAATTGCAGCAGGCAGACTCTTCATCCTGTGAGATGTTAGCTGTAGATCCTGTTCTTAATTTAACACACTGTACTTGCTGTGATTATAGTAATGGTGAATACACTGAGAAATGAACTAAAGAACTGTATAATTATGGGGATGGTTCTCTGGCATAATTGTATCAACTTGCTGAGATGTCATGATGATGATTATGATGGTGAGGGGGTGTTTCTCTGATACAGAGCTCATA harbors:
- the INHBA gene encoding inhibin beta A chain, which gives rise to MPLLWKRGFLLVLCWIIVRSSPTPGSEGHSSVTDCPSCALATLSKDVPSSQPEMVEAVKKHILNMLHLRDRPNITQPVPKAALLNAIKKLHVGKVGEDGYVEIEDDVGRRAEMNEVVEQTSEIITFAESGTAKKMLHFEISKEGSELSVVEHAEVWLFLKVSKANRSRTKVTIRLFQQQRQPKGNSEGAEDTEDRGLKGERSETLISEKAVDTRKSTWHIFPVSSSVQRVLDQGKSSLDVRIACDLCQETGASLVLLGKKKKKEDDGEGKEKEAGEFTEEEKEQSHRPFLMMLARHSEDRQHRRRRRGLECDGKVNICCKKQFFVSFKDIGWSDWIIAPTGYHANYCEGECPSHIAGTSGSSLSFHSTVINHYRMRGHSPFANLKSCCVPTKLRPMSMLYYDDGQNIIKKDIQNMIVEECGCS